In Lolium perenne isolate Kyuss_39 chromosome 5, Kyuss_2.0, whole genome shotgun sequence, the sequence tttccagtagggtctctatatcttgacaatccacaaacatggcagtgcgtatcgtccttgtgatctccccaaaataaagaacaatgaaacttgcatgcatgaattgtctcataaccaagcccaacatcagaaagaacactcttagcatcggcatatgatttgggaaagtccacatctggcaaagctgtacgtaaaagctgaagtaagagatcaaatcctctgtttgttatccggctgtatgatttgacatgaaggagcttaataatgaacgacaacctagtgaaagtggtgcatccctcataaagttcttttttcgctgactcaattagattagcatacatatttggcaggtcaggacctttatttccagacttctgcagttcatcgatcatactagacgaatcatcaacataacaatcaccattgtcttcctcttcatcgttgtcactatcatacgcaccatcatcgtttctatcccgcccttcgtcatcactaaaaccttccccatgtctagtccatcttgtatacgtcatggacatacctgaataattgcagtgatcctcgactgtttttatatcctgacgtatcagatttaggcagtccttgcaagggcacaagattggttcatctgtattgtccaagtgttctcgcgcaaacttgatgaaatccctaacacctgccatgtactttgttgtgaacttcttggtgccatcagttatccaacttcgatccattgcctacaattcagttaagaacatgccaatgttcttcagaacagatcttgacaactgattaaaaaatctagacctaacgaacaatcaggacaactcaccgatgatgcgtctcgccgccaccacaatggagccttcacggatttcttctcacctcgacgagaaccctagtcgattcgactgttagcaagatcacctagataggccgtgtctgctagcggcgcgacttaaacgaggcaccctcggccgacataaatattaataaggaaattattatgtcgtaacagctagatcacaccattgaaataaatatgtagaatagactagttACGGATCAAGATCAAAATTCtatatctaccttagcggtaacactccgcgtcggtcacgccaaagccctggttcgattcttccaaaccacaatttttacttaattaaatatgttcctgacaagtgggccacgcatgatatataaaactaataacatttaataaaataaCTTAGTATTATTGACCTCCTATGTGGGTCCGTTGTATATGCAAATCACGGTTTACATACACcacgatctttgatttcgtcacctattaacagacacggtggaagcccttcccgcttgggtaatgggtgacgattttttgttgacgaaaaatcataccgtcaagcattaccttaaatgcttgacgaaagatgaattcgtcacctataaggacacatccatgacggtatgcattttcgtcaccagggttttcgtcaacaaatgtcccatttcttgtagtgCGAGCTTCACCATGGCCGAACCCCCATGGGCATGGCGCCATTCTCCACATGGGTAGCATCTAAAACTAGGCTAGATCTGCAACTATACCTACTCCTACCTACTCCGGCGCCCATCTTTGACCTACTCTggccggctattccggcggagaGGGCCTCAGATTGGCCCGGCTGACGGGGGTCGACCCTCAAGGTCATGTAGCAGAGGGAGAGAGGGGTAGGGGGATAATGAAGCGGTACCAAGGCCATTCTGTTGTGTGTTGTTGTGCTATGTTTTCTTGGTTGCCTTGTCTTGCATGTCGTGTGACGTGCAAGGCCAGGTTTCGTAGTTTTTTGCTTGCTCTgagacacttggttcttttgttaTTGTCTGTGTTGTTGTTTCTTCATGAGGTTCGCCCTTGTGTGGATGTTGATTGCATGCTTTTTAGTCTCCTcccatcactagtagaaaactccccctttagtaccggttccagaggacctttagtaccggttttggaaccggtactaaaggtgcctccACGTGGACACGGAGGAGCCCGCGGGGCTGGAGACCTTTGGTACACGAACCGGTACTGAAGGTTGGTCTTTTTTCTcttttcgatttttttttaaaaaacaaCTTTTTTCCCAATTTTTTATTTGAATTGTTTAACCACTTAATCACACTATACACACATTTATCACTAAGCATTAACTTCTTATTTCAATGTAAATTACTCGATTCTACTAACACTTTCTTGCAGGTCACCCATCCTTAGACTACTCCAgccctagcacgcttaacttcctagTTCCTTTCCTATGAGCTACCTACAAACAACTAATGCTTACCTGACAATAATATCCAATCAATCCTATTAACCCATGGACTATGATGTCACACACATTTATTTTATGAATCGaaataattatttaaataaaaataaataaatcattaataataatcttgaattaaAATATTCTTGAATGCAAATAATAATTAACTTATTTGCCTTTTACCATTTAATATTGAATAATTCATATCTGCAAATCCGTAAATCAAAATTTGACAAATAATATGTCCAAATCGATTATAAAAATGAGAGAAATtcaaatatgacatccatatcatcCACATCCATGCACCTCTTTTTAAAATGACAAATTCTTGCCGATTCGGCTGGAAACGGGTAAAATTTGAACTGCAGGTGCATCTTAGTTTTTTGGTACACAACTACCTATTTCACTAGAGATATACAAAGAGTTTCTCAATATTCAACCCCTAGCTATGAACGGTCGTGCCCGCCATCTTGACATTTTCTGAAACCGGCATAGAAAATTTtacaaaattcacaaaaattcaaAATGGTGTAAGAACTTCGCGTGGTGTCATTATATATGCCCTAGTATCCACAAAAAATAATATACTTGGAATACCAAAGTTCTGTTGAAAATGTTTTCAAAGAAACGAGCTTGAACATGGTACCACATAACTTTTGGttggattccgacgctccggagcCCCTCTTCGGTGAAACCCTAGTTTGAACATGAATTTTTTTTCCTTGCTCATGGATATTTTTTGAAGAATACAGTTTGAACAATGTGTATGATGATGTGGATCTACTTCTTCTCTTCGAAACGAGCTAAAGAACATCGAAATCCGAGTTCCATTGCAAAAGTTATGCTCAAAACAGTGAGTGAGTAAAAAAACAGaggaaaacctttagtaccggttcgtatcacgaaccggtactaaagatgaTGTTCGAACCGGTACTAAAAGTTGCCGGCGCCCTGGACAgtggaaccggtactaatgctacctttagtaccggttcgtaagggaaccggtactaaaggctcggatggttgcccctttttctactagtgcatgtTATTGCACATGATGGTTTTTGTCTTCTTGGTGGCTGTGTTTCTGGTTTAGGCTTGTGTGGTAGTTGCCAACCGGTGTGTCCGCCATGCGGGTACCCCTCCGTGGGGCATGCTTTGAACGTGGCTAGGTTCGCACATGCATAGGATGGCCGGATGAtatggccacgaggcagccaagcTTGGTAGGCTTTTGTGGTGTAATCttttcctcctcttcttggtcgGCCTCACTCTCGTTCTCTATAGCTTTGCTTCAGTGTCTtctttcttgtgtaagttttgtttGTCCATTGTTAGAGAATTTTGAAGAATATGTGCTTGtatgttcaaaaaaaaagaatatgTGCTTGCATCTTAATCTGGAGACCCACTCTAGTTGGATAGCAAAGGACAAAAGTACTTTTGGGGAACTGGAAATTTAAAACACCAATATTATGTGAAACGAAAGTTTGCCGAGTATCTGTTTTTTTTTCTCGGAGTACTTGTATTTTTCAGGTTATAATTTGACATAGATGTAGGACAGTACATAACCTCACTCGATTTTACACATCAATTCATGGGGTTAGCACAACATGTGCATTTAGACGTCCAACGGGGTAGGAGCCATCTCAACTGGGTGGTAGCAAATGGGGTGTGCCACTACGACCATTTCCTCTAGGTTTATTGCCCAGTACCCAACTTGTACTGATATTTAGAAGTCCAAATAAGAATTGCTCATGTCCCTTACACGAACTAACCAGCAACTATCAATGTATCATCATATCCAGGTGTTTATTCTATGACATTCAGAGAGTTTGAGTTTGTCACAGGTTATTTGATCATGGGAAACCCAAACACATAAGCAACTGACAATACTAAATTTCCCAATTACATAAGCATAGGCACAAAGGGGACAAATCATTAGTACTCTTCTTTTCGGATGATATGGACCATCATCCTgagcttcttcttgttcttcatgCGTTCCAAGAGGCACACATCATGAAGTTTCAGTTTGTTGTCATTGCAAAATTGCCTCCAGCCTCTAACAAGCCAACGCCTTCCATCATGGATCTTGAACAAAGTTTTCCATGTTGTGCTTTCCCCAGGCCGATGAAGCCTGATAATTTGGCTCTCAGTAGGGAGATAATCTCTGGCATAATCCATGCTGAAGGCCTGATTGCATGAGAAAATTGTGTGATTCAGTGAGACCAATAGAATCAATAAAAAGAGAACTTAAACTTCTCTAATTTTATGTTTTCTTAGTTTAACAGGGAATAAACTTCCGCTGATGTTGTATCTGTTTCCATAACTTTTCACATTAAAATAGCAATTGTGACTCACCAGATTGGGCGAGTTGCCACCAATATTGGATTTCAGCATGACAGACACAAAAATTGGGTTCTCAGACTTGATATCTGCTACTTTCTCATAGACTTTAGTCTTCAGCATACCCTTTAGAACAGTGAATCGTGAGTACCTCACATTATCTTCAGGCCTAAGAACGTTGGCAGAACTGACAAATCCTGCATAGAAGCCCCAATCGCAAACTATCAAACATATGGCTATCAAACCACAGGCATTTTGCATGCTACATGTACGGATATTTAAATTGAACAAATGTCAACCACGAACTACATCTAAAGCATGATTCCTCTATATGCAGGTATTACCTGGTGGACGGTGATAGTTTGCTTTAAGCAGATGAACTTTCATTGTGAAACTTCTCGGGTCCTTTAATACTTCAAATACGCAAGTATCACCTTCTTGCAACTTGTTGTCCTGGACAAATCCCAACCAACCAGCAGAAAGGTGGTAGGTACCATCAGTGTTAATCTTGAAATGAACACCCCATTTGTTGCTATTGTTGGCATGACAAAGTGTGATGATTTCATCTTCACGTGGTAGGTATTTGATAGCATAGTCGTTGCATATGACCTATTACAAACAATGCCAGTTAGTTTCGATAAGTTCAGCAAAAGCTTCAACATGTAACAGGTGAGTCTGAAGTTCTGAGCATCACAAAAATAAAGTCTGAACACTCAACAGCTTGAGTAGTTCTGCAATGAATGATATGTAACTGCCAACATACCAGAAATCCACCAACCAGAGTGGTACTGGCCATGGTTTTCACATACGGTGGAATCTCACGTCTTGCATTCTGCACAATTTTGTCGACTTCTGCCTTATGTGCATTAGTCAGATTGCACTCGGTCGCAGAGAAATAGCGAGACCTGGTGGAAGTCTGAACTTCACCTGAATTCATAGAATTCTGAATGCCTTCAGAAGATGGGGCTTCTTTTTTGGCTGTGCAAAATCAAACAAGAATGCTGTTAATAATGAAATTTGATCCTACTGTACTGGAACTGGGGAAATGCATGTCTACTTACCTCGTTTCTGTGGAGAAGATCCTTCTGGATTTATCTTTGTAGTTTTCCAACTATCACCGTAGCAACCATTGTGACGTGTATCCAGCCTTTCACCCTCTGGTGAGGGCATTGGATTATCACGAGGTATGCTCTGTTTTTGGGGACCAGGATTGCGCTTCATTACAACACAGGATGATTCTTTCTCACAAGCAGTGGGATCATATATCTCAACTTTGAAGTGGGAGTCTCCATTGTATTTGAACCTCAAGAAGTCACCCTCTTCAAGTCCATAAACACTGGCAAATATTGACCATCCGGATCGAAGGACCAGATTATTCAGTTCATTAGCAACATGAACATTATGTGTATTGccatctggggtttctagtttgacTAGTTCAGAAATCTGTCCCCCGATGCTGCGCACAAACTTCTCTGGTATGGTCTGCAAGGATGATAAATATGTTTTTTACATCTTAAGGCGGTATTAATTCACATAGGAAAAAAACGAGGTAATTTACAGTAAAATGAAGTATATCATAAAATTAGGAGACATTACACCGGTAATATTTAACATTTAGGAGTAATAACAAGTTTATAGAGGTTCACATAAATAACCAGGTCGCTGCTGCAAACTTCGCCTAAGCCAATTTTGTCAGAGCCTGCTTTACGATTTACCCATGTCTGACAGACATGTGGGTCCCGAGTCCTGGTGTGAATGAGATACCCAAGTGGAATATCATGAAAATCCCCTAATACGTTTTGAGGTCTGGCATTTTTTCTAAATTGATTGTAAAACATTTTCTCATAAAGAAAAGCAAAATTGGTCATGAAATCCGGACTCCAGTATAAAGATCAACAGACCACCAAATTGTTATCTCACGACCTAAGATGCCCACTTACCCAAAATGACAAACTAATAAACTGCAGAACATTTATCTTCTCTACAAGGACAGCATAGTTGAGAAGATCATACCACTCCATTTCTGAAATCGCCAAGCATAGGCTTGAAGAAACGCTTTTTCCGAGTATCCATGTGGTCCCAATATTGATGTGCAATGTActgcttgcatcctgtgcaagacTTGTCCATCCACTGATCACTCCTACAGTGTTAACAGAGATGAAATTGTTAGAAGAAGATCAAATCATCCACTGTAAGCACGCAAGCATGTGGGAAATAACCTAAAACTTCAGTGTTGTTTCCTTAATGAGTAAAATATAGCCATATATGGCCACCATACCGCCTATACCTGTGCCCTGTACTGGCATCATGTCTATTGTTGTCTTGTCGAAAAACAAAATCACTTCAAAAGATGAAAGCATGACACAAATACTATTCCGACTTTCAAGCAACAGAAGGTGCAGAATCTACTGACATATTCTAGCATCATTCCCTCCTTTTAGCAAGTCTTGAGGTGCAGCTGACATCCGAATGGCAAAAGGAAGAAAAATAGATTATAGCAAGAGATTACCAGGATGTTTGCCACGACTCCTGAGGGATGTTCTGCAACAGTGGTCATGCAAAGGTCAAATATATAATACATGAGGAAGGGAACCAAAAAGTCACCATATTCAACAATTCAAGACATGCATTTATGTGAATAAAAATCCACTGTGCACAAAGAAGTATAACTGATGAattaaggagagaagaggaatagACTTGAACTGGAACTGACCTCTATTTTTGCAATAAAGAAAAATTTCCTACTGAACGTGGTTAGTGAACACAGTGGCACCGCACTGCTTTGCTATCCTTTGGAATTATTTTCTTGACTCGGGCTGTCATATCTCATATGCAGCCAACAGAATAGGGCATGACCAGTCACTGAGGATattttttttttgacacaaatACAGTAGGGAAAGGCTCCCTACTGTGTCATTTTCTATTAATAAATGGAATATTTACAATGGGTTTATCATGAAGATAACCTTATTACAGACTCATAGAGTATCTAGTCATGATTGCATTCCTTCTCTAAGACTAGGCTTAGCTCTATGCATTGTAAGAGTAAAAGTGGCTTTAAACCTAGCCATACAAGTTTGGACATTAGGATATTTTGCATTAAAGATAGCATCATTCCTTTGATCCCAAATGCTCCAACAGCCTGCAATCATTATTTCCATGAGAAAGCCCAGGGACAATCTTTGTTGCGCTTCATCAATCATCTGATATAGTCACTGAGGATATGAGGGCCATCCAGGCCTCAAGAAAGAATCTCTTCCATGGACATCAAATATTATGAGATTGTCTTCAATACAAGTAAAATTTGAGGCCTAAGCAAATGCATTTGCAATCAGTAAAATTCCTTCATTTTCATAACCCAATAGTTGCATCATTTGAATCAACTTTAAGTTAGATAGCTTAATCAGGCACAAGCACAAGTGCAACGAAGACGACATTAACATTAGACCGTCTGCTTTCAAGGTCATCGATTTACATCCTTGTGCTTTGGAAAGAAAAACCCACTTGTACTTCTAAACTCAGTACAGTTTGTGACTTTGGTCTTGTTTTCTAAGTTGCTGTGCCACTGGCGGTTATTGCTGCTGACATGTACAGTGCAAGAAACAAGCAAAAAACGAGTAGTCTATAGGAGGAAGTAGATATCATTTTAATTAAGGTAGAACTGAGGTTCGAACCCAGAATGGCTAGCCCATGGTGCTAACAAGTAAGAACAGACAAAAGCAGTAGCAGTAGGGGGGAAAACTCAAATTTATGTTTGATGTATTCAATACAAAATGAACTATGGTTGTGGCATCACTTCAGATCGTGGTGAGTTGTGTATcacaacttcaccatcttccgcTTTTCCAAATATGAATGGCACCACCACGCGAGATGCCCCCTCTGTGACCAGCTGCCGGAGATGATGCATCACCTTCTCCTGGAATGCCCCTTCTCCCAACAGATTTGGCAAAAAATCCTGGCCTGGCTGCGTATGACCTGCAGGCCACCCTGTGGCAATGATGCATCACTCTTTGATTGGTGGATCACCCCAAGACAGCAGACGCCGAAACCTCTACGCAAGGGACTTGCTTCAGCGACCCTGCTCACACCTTGGATGCTATGGAAGCACAGGAATAGCTGCATCTTCGAGCAGGCACGACCCTCTGCCAGTGCCCTCATTGGGCAGATCAAGAACGAGGCGGCGCTTTGGGCAAGGGCTGGCGCAACCGGCCTCCGCGATGTCCTGCCAATGACATGGGATGTCCATTATTTACTTTTACCAGTAATAAGCTGTGCCTCCAAGGAGGATTGTAACCAAAAGCCtaccttttcaatgaaatgaaacgcaaaggtcctttgcgttttctcaacaaaaaaataaataaatggcACACAATTTAGCATTTCTAGTTTTATACTTGGAAACAAATCATGGAATCATCATATTAAGCATAAAACCTAACAATATGACAAGTGCACGACCAATTACTGTAGAAACTTGTGCTGAGAGGGAACATCGACAAGACATAGGCCAAGATAGGCTTGTGAGTTGTGAATTGTGGTGAGTTCCCAAATTAATTTACCAGCATAAAGGGAAAGACCATAAAAAGATATTTCATGATGCTGCAGAGCAGATCTATGATGGAAGTCCCTGATTTTGATTTACTGATAAATGGGGAGTATCAATACAGAAAGTAAATTACACCTTCAAAATTATAGTTACCTGCGTCGACAAAAGACATACACCAAATACATCTGTGGTGGATGTTGCAAATTTCGGTTTACTAGTACAAAAGGAACAATCACATTAAAGGTTAcaagatcttatccatgtgagcaTCCTGAGACAGTGCATGATCATAAGAATGTCATATTTAAGAGTGCATCCAACAAAGAAGGTGCTTACAGCACTGAAACGACACTGTGACTGGTACCTAATGTTTCTTCAGATCGATATTATCGAAGGGACTAAAGTTTTAGATTATTGCTGGTGCAGCTAAAACAATTTAACATCAAAAGAacaaaagaacaaaagaaaagataGGCATTCCACACTTAGACAGTACATGATTGATGTTCACCCATGAAGGAAAACGATGGTAGTCACATAAACTTCAAATCCTACTCAATGATTTGCTTCTCGAATACATAATCATGTATTCATGTTGAACAGACTGAATAGAATAAAATTCAATGGGAAATTTAAAACATAAGCAGTCCACACCATTTACAGTTGCGAGTTTACTTCATGAACAAAAACAAGAGTTATATAGCAACATTGATGAATTATCAAAGATCAACAAATGAAGTTACAAACTAAGGAAAGGCCCACAAATAAAAACACACCAAAACGCAGTATTGAGTATTGACAgaagatgtgaaaagtgcatcacGGATACATTCCAGCACAAAGCACTCAAAACTATTTCATTTCCAGTGAGCTGCTTTACAAACATTGTTCAGTGGAAAGGAGCTCTACTGATGAGCTGCTGGTACAAATTTGAGCAAACTCTACATGACACAAAAATAAGTCACATGTCGAGGAACTAGGTAAAGAATAAACAAATCTGCTAAATCCACTACCAATTACCCCTCGAAAACAGAAACTATGGCTCACCAAAAGGAGAAAGATCACCTTCCTCTCCTTCGTCGGTTGCTAAACCATACAGCAAGCTCAAATTTGTCCTTCTGAGTGGTCAGCGGCTAAGGCAAGGCGCTCACTTTCCAGGAACGAATGATCGAGAAACTTGGCGATGAATGCCCACATCTTGTACACATCTTCAAAGTTAGTAAGGAAGCCAAGCGAAGCAGTCACAACTTCAACTCTTACAGTCACCTTTTTACTGTCTCTGCGACCATTCTTATAAAAGGAAGCCTCGGGTATATCTAGTGCTCCATTTGACAGTTTCTGGTTTGGATCTATCTTTATATGACTAAGAAAACCGATGCCGAGAGATATGCCATTTTTCTCAGCTATCTTCTGAACAACTTCAGCATTAACGAAATTGCCACCAGTTTGCTTCAGATTGAAAGCAACAGCCGCTCCCCTTTCATACTTAATCTTTGGACCATAAATGTGGACAAGAGGGACTCCATCAACATCTTTTGAGCCTGGCAGCCTCAGCTGCAACAGGGAAGTTACTAGCCAATTGATAAGGTACCTTAACCTAAGAGTTGTTCTGTTGAGCCCCATCATATCAACATGATCAATGTGCCTGCAAATTATCTCCGGTTCCCTCCTGCCCCAGTCTTGAGCGTCGTCATCGTAGCCATCACTTAGGCAACCATCATCTTCACGAAATGGATATCCAGAAGCTTCAGCAGCATCTGAGGCCCGATGTAGCCTGTCAGCAATCATATTCGCATCGGTGTTAAACGAAACCCTGCGACCCATGCTTATAGCTCCATCAATCTCCTCAACACCGAAGAGCCGGCCCCCAGTAAATCTGCTGTTTCCGTCCCTGCCTCCCAGAAGACGAAATTCCCCTTCAGTTTCCCTTCTTATCGCACTTTCTTTGTGATCTAGACCGTTCATGGCACGTTGGCAAACAACCTCTTCAACCTCCGGCTCCTCCTGGATTTCACTAACTTGCCTGAAATGATTTCTACGGCCATTCTCATAGATTTCTTCTTCAGGGTCTTCCCtgaggcagtcaacatcatgtgaAACTGATAGTACAGCGGCATCAAAAGATATCACATTGCCATCATAAAGTGGGCTCCTTGATATCCTAGACGTTAGGTTAGGCGACATCCTCTTGTTACTCTTTCTGCCAGTGAACCAAGACGATGGTAATGGTGATCCCAGTTTCCCTTTCTTGAACTGACCAGACTTCTCCGATCCCAGTGGGCTCTGGCCAACATCAACCCAGAAAGAATTCTCTGATGAACAGTCCTCACTGAATGCTGGGCTCCTCATCACTTCACCAACAGATATGCTCTCTGTTTCTTCAAAAATGGTGCTCGCTCCATCCCTATCCGAACTGCTGTCACGACCAGGGTCGCTCTCAAACGTCTCTCTGACCTGAGCAGACGTGTACACACCTGAAAATGCTGGCAGCTGCGACCCATTCCGGATATCCGGAACTGGATTTTCATCTTTGGGGGTGCAAGGGTCATCTTCAAGCCCCTCCGTTTCCACCGCATCAAATTCATCGATGGAGTCGCTGAGATACTGTGGAAAAACTGGAACAATCCTGACCATTCCAGAAGCATTACAGCCATTCCTCCCCTGCAAGCTCCCAATAACCGACTTCTTGATCAGAAGGCAACCAAATCCAGTTGGGTCTGAACCAAACACCCTATAGAATGAGGTTATGATGAAGTCTGGCCGGAACAACG encodes:
- the LOC127298893 gene encoding B3 domain-containing protein_Os12g40080, encoding MDKSCTGCKQYIAHQYWDHMDTRKKRFFKPMLGDFRNGVTIPEKFVRSIGGQISELVKLETPDGNTHNVHVANELNNLVLRSGWSIFASVYGLEEGDFLRFKYNGDSHFKVEIYDPTACEKESSCVVMKRNPGPQKQSIPRDNPMPSPEGERLDTRHNGCYGDSWKTTKINPEGSSPQKRAKKEAPSSEGIQNSMNSGEVQTSTRSRYFSATECNLTNAHKAEVDKIVQNARREIPPYVKTMASTTLVGGFLVICNDYAIKYLPREDEIITLCHANNSNKWGVHFKINTDGTYHLSAGWLGFVQDNKLQEGDTCVFEVLKDPRSFTMKVHLLKANYHRPPGFVSSANVLRPEDNVRYSRFTVLKGMLKTKVYEKVADIKSENPIFVSVMLKSNIGGNSPNLAFSMDYARDYLPTESQIIRLHRPGESTTWKTLFKIHDGRRWLVRGWRQFCNDNKLKLHDVCLLERMKNKKKLRMMVHIIRKEEY
- the LOC127298891 gene encoding uncharacterized protein, whose translation is MHLSLWKPLSHCAAILLSKNNRRRGGHGGGNGVRDDPSSFLRQLRDALDAASEEGALCPPPEAAGADADADAAVTRSRSLARLRAQRDFLRATALAAAAGPFRSISDLPLLAHAIATFLSMYPDYASTSDVDRLRLDHYSHLAGRVCLDYCGFGLFDSSWDSSSASFTLSELNANLSNHALYGGADPGTAENDIKERILEYLNVPASEYALVFTVSRGSAFKLLAECYPFENNRRLLTMFDHESQSVNWMAQSARAKGAKTRAAWFRWPTLKLCSTELRKEIVGKRKGRRRDSAVGLFVFPAQSRVTGAKYSYQWMALAQQNGWHVMLDAGALGPKDMDSLGLSLFRPDFIITSFYRVFGSDPTGFGCLLIKKSVIGSLQGRNGCNASGMVRIVPVFPQYLSDSIDEFDAVETEGLEDDPCTPKDENPVPDIRNGSQLPAFSGVYTSAQVRETFESDPGRDSSSDRDGASTIFEETESISVGEVMRSPAFSEDCSSENSFWVDVGQSPLGSEKSGQFKKGKLGSPLPSSWFTGRKSNKRMSPNLTSRISRSPLYDGNVISFDAAVLSVSHDVDCLREDPEEEIYENGRRNHFRQVSEIQEEPEVEEVVCQRAMNGLDHKESAIRRETEGEFRLLGGRDGNSRFTGGRLFGVEEIDGAISMGRRVSFNTDANMIADRLHRASDAAEASGYPFREDDGCLSDGYDDDAQDWGRREPEIICRHIDHVDMMGLNRTTLRLRYLINWLVTSLLQLRLPGSKDVDGVPLVHIYGPKIKYERGAAVAFNLKQTGGNFVNAEVVQKIAEKNGISLGIGFLSHIKIDPNQKLSNGALDIPEASFYKNGRRDSKKVTVRVEVVTASLGFLTNFEDVYKMWAFIAKFLDHSFLESERLALAADHSEGQI